Proteins encoded in a region of the Cydia splendana chromosome 19, ilCydSple1.2, whole genome shotgun sequence genome:
- the LOC134800394 gene encoding poxin-like, which produces MANRTVLNEAYKGLVESMSIPAELHERAGRKFASFGGVLPIHCATEEQVLELAKTTHHYCDVFTNEVLAPLAELAYVRLDENTAEKVFINRSKRLLLTSSDGQLAQWRCAPSFESANLFLAGTPIVNQEGALVSVVTAKRGKHYAVSSFEGEGGYFDTTLPWKVLDSPGLIYGDQSFPSREALRSHVAFLPPAHKAPPSPPTPVLHRSATPRIALVAGNGRQMAHIYLQGVHADGVEYL; this is translated from the exons ATGGCGAACCGCACAGTGCTGAACGAGGCCTACAAGGGCCTGGTGGAGTCCATGTCTATCCCGGCAGAGCTGCACGAGCGCGCTGGCCGCAAGTTTGCCAGCTTCGGCGGCGTTCTGCCCATACACTGCGCTACTGAAGAACAG GTATTGGAGTTGGCGAAGACGACCCACCATTACTGCGATGTGTTCACCAACGAGGTGTTGGCTCCGTTAGCCGAGTTAGCCTACGTTCGTCTAGACGAGAATACTGCTGAAAAG GTGTTTATAAACCGGAGCAAGCGCCTCCTGCTCACGTCCAGCGACGGGCAGCTCGCCCAGTGGCGCTGCGCGCCCAGCTTCGAGTCCGCCAACCTGTTCCTCGCGGGGACGCCCATCGTCAACCAGGAGGGCGCGCTCGTGTCCGTGGTCACTGCCAAGAGGGGCAAACACTATGCCGTCTCTTCCTTTGAG GGCGAAGGCGGTTACTTCGACACCACCCTCCCGTGGAAGGTCCTGGACTCCCCGGGCCTCATCTACGGCGACCAGAGCTTCCCCTCCCGCGAGGCGCTCCGCAGCCACGTGGCCTTCCTCCCTCCCGCGCACAAGGCCCCGCCCTCCCCTCCCACCCCCGTGCTGCACAGGAGCGCCACCCCCCGTATAGCGTTAGTTGCCGGGAACGGCCGACAGATGGCGCATATTTATTTGCAAGGAGTGCATGCTGATGGGGTCGAGTATTTGTAA
- the LOC134799897 gene encoding peroxisome assembly protein 12 yields MAVYAAHLTRTLQGAPSVFQVVAQEALGATVKPAFGKLVEYLATVYPDRLGWCERWYDELFLLFEGFLQYHYLKHYAASFSESFYGLVRAPLSPSGEFHSGSRLPRGAEIGSLALLVLLPYLRDRLERAVARWRDEHEDGILGKGHIATAKRAAIHVYSTIHLVTSLAKLIQLAAYLRGASSPTPSLAALGLTLRDAPPQAQDDTWGDLVKSLVSGQFGSAAVTFPMLGSLALRGVEYGAFAVQFLRWWDTRAAATDTAACPQPPQRDPAMERWRNKCPICLQHWKTPTALPVSGLIFCYSCISRHLRAQRACPATRLPAQEADLVRMYID; encoded by the exons ATGGCGGTGTACGCTGCGCACTTGACGAGAACATTGCAAGGAGCCCCGTCGGTGTTCCAAGTGGTGGCGCAGGAGGCGCTCGGAGCGACTGTGAAGCCTGCTTTTGGAAAACTTGTAGAG TATTTGGCAACAGTGTACCCTGACCGGCTGGGCTGGTGCGAGCGCTGGTACGATGAGCTCTTCCTGCTGTTTGAGGGCTTCCTACAATACCACTACCTCAAGCATTATG CCGCATCATTTTCTGAGAGCTTCTACGGCCTAGTGAGAGCCCCGCTATCTCCTAGTGGAGAGTTCCACTCCGGGAGTCGTTTGCCCCGCGGCGCCGAGATCGGCTCACTGGCGCTGTTAGTGCTACTGCCTTATCTGAGGGACAGACTTGAAAGAGCTGTGGCACGTTGGAGAGACGAGCATGAAGATGGTATACTAGGGAAG GGTCACATAGCAACAGCAAAGCGCGCAGCCATCCACGTGTACTCCACCATCCATCTGGTCACCTCGCTCGCCAAACTGATCCAACTGGCAGCATACCTTCGTGGCGCATCTAGCCCTACTCCATCCCTGGCAGCCCTAGGGTTGACCTTGAGAGACGCCCCTCCTCAAGCACAAGATGATACGTGGGGGGATTTAGTCAAGAGTCTAGTTTCGGGACAGTTTGG AAGTGCCGCAGTGACGTTCCCCATGCTGGGCAGCCTAGCGCTCCGCGGCGTGGAGTACGGCGCCTTCGCCGTGCAGTTCCTGCGCTGGTGGGACACCAGGGCCGCCGCCACCGACACCGCCGCCTGTCCGCAGCCCCCGCAG CGGGACCCTGCCATGGAGCGGTGGCGGAACAAGTGCCCCATATGCTTGCAGCACTGGAAGACACCCACGGCACTCCCCGTCTCCgg GTTGATATTCTGCTACAGCTGCATTTCGCGTCACCTGCGCGCGCAACGCGCCTGCCCCGCCACGCGGCTGCCGGCGCAGGAAGCTGATCTAGTCAGGATGTACATCGACTGA